The proteins below are encoded in one region of Apium graveolens cultivar Ventura chromosome 4, ASM990537v1, whole genome shotgun sequence:
- the LOC141717189 gene encoding uncharacterized protein LOC141717189 has protein sequence MVSAMGRMGENVEMCPPWLKPMLKASYYVQCPSHVTCNKNECNMFCLDCMGNAFCCKCLIHHKGHRVVQIRRSSYHNVVRVSEIEKYIDLDCVQTYIINGAPIVFLNGRPQPRLGKGVTNTCKICCRSLLDSFMFCSLGCKLRGIKRGDPGLSFTPKPKRDEDESYGSESDENFISKKMRKGNVVDQLPDAPVYPSDFRSVYGGGYDESLGGFKDVDEPVAPWTSPGTSHSMNHQNPKGPPQKSRRRKGIPHRAPF, from the exons ATG GTGAGTGCAATGGGTAGAATGGGAGAAAATGTGGAGATGTGTCCTCCTTGGTTGAAGCCAATGCTGAAAGCTAGCTACTACGTGCAATGTCCATCTCATGTAACTTGCAACAAAAATGAATGCAACATGTTCTGTTTGGATTGTATGGGGAATGCTTTTTGCTGCAAGTGTTTGATTCATCACAAAGGTCATCGTGTTGTTCAG ATAAGGCGATCTTCGTACCATAATGTGGTGAGGGTGAGTGAGATTGAGAAGTACATTGACTTAGATTGTGTACAGACGTACATTATCAATGGTGCTCCAATTGTGTTTCTCAATGGAAGGCCGCAGCCAAGGCTTGGAAAAGGAGTTACAAATACTTGCAAAATTTGTTGCAGAAGTCTTCTGGATTCCTTCATGTTCTGCTCTCTTGGTTGCAAG CTTAGAGGAATAAAAAGGGGTGATCCGGGGCTCTCATTCACTCCTAAGCCGAAACGTGATGAGGACGAATCATATGGCTCTGAATCTGATGAGAATTTCATTTCTAAGAAAATGAGGAAAGGAAATGTTGTCGACCAATTACCGGATGCTCCTGTGTATCCCTCAGATTTTCGTAGTGTATACGGTGGTGGTTATGATGAGTCCTTGGGTGGTTTTAAGGATGTAGACGAGCCTGTTGCTCCCTGGACTTCTCCTGGTACCTCTCATTCCATGAATCACCAAAATCCCAAGGGACCTCCACAAAAGTCTCGTCGAAGAAAGGGTATCCCTCATCGTGCTCCATTTTGA